The Oryzias melastigma strain HK-1 linkage group LG13, ASM292280v2, whole genome shotgun sequence genome window below encodes:
- the bicra gene encoding BRD4-interacting chromatin-remodeling complex-associated protein isoform X6 has protein sequence MLPSCFVYGVQRHRIQSGKTEVSCFLLEAGSCTAARARLSWRPRAACTSIVSVVMDDEDGRCLLDVICDPEALNDFLHGSETHLDTDDLLDGSSDPSSSFFSTTGGHVSEVQPTVPLSVNESAGLPRVSVDLDFLEDDDILGGSPGGEGGSNGIGTNHEPCDILQQSLAEANITEQSLQEAEAELDLGSFGIPGLTQVVQTLPDASLTGAGGAAVGVGIGGPAALFPGSVPSTTPTPPNATADMLGSVLAQQGLQLQPQVVNKAISVQPFVQQVGLGNVTIQPISSLQALSNGNQSGHLGIGQIQVVGQPTVMTINQSGQPILAKAMGGYQLHQSGAEVSGAGSQSGLGGAGGGLLIQGNKATLSSPALNGPAVCVSSANSSGGTMTAPSGLVGFGSTPLSSGVTPQAQTQGGQIMQNVIIQRTPTPIQPKPPQGGAIQPKLFKQQPQQPSPVPQTLQNDAHKTLGIQQLPVSAAQNVTFLTGKPGSNVVLSTQATTQAPQFQQSLFKQQGPQPSGKPLSVHLLNQPSSIVLQGQNHQFLLPQLQAGGQILTQHPGGHIITSQGPGGQIIANQILTANQNINLSQVLTSQGPSGATHILSGPIQLQSGQMGAPTLFQMPVASLAQTQSQTQTHTVSGGAQTVIQGMPIQNPLTMLGQVEGLSPAVSLQPALQPQSGGVPSSTGAATVGQGQPGEAVAVLGGSADPAGHPTQQLLPQSSILTLQQASSVSSASTVSSSSPSISVSTTSSSVTAVGLAPPQAQHSPGRLLFTNQGQSMILSQESLQMFLQQVPSSAAQQPLKIQGMSPSPALTTHPPTPPVAESPQPSQSPLVLGQQIQSPHHQQRPPSQPQPQSQTPSRSCTPSSHPSLFIVPSQVAESPKPATQVQPQQTPPQQQHIQLQLQPLPRPPSLPAPYQQERPSMSQSPKPPSAPAAPQHPFTPAPASACATAVVKTQIPVQGLTAVHQQQLQLVGAQIQTLSSISQPSPQQKQLLEKLHQVQQNIMLQAKPAPQTPSQFMSQQDVPVDKTIASSTSSDIPAQLPTMLQPTSVLVKTPASGQLQISSDLQVFSGAQGPALVNQTVSPASLTQPAQVQPKPGVISSVGGMTLGKGGVKIQVLGATLTQMPAPQPLPVQTQTTTMPFGGEPSKEARMLEQLRKHQGSVLHPNYSAPFHSFEDTLNRLLPYHLYQGTANSSQDYQRVDDEFEKVSCQLLKRTQAMVDKYRHLLFAESKAFKPEQRLGPSAEMVMIDRMFIQEEKSALTSDRAFAKEKPEEFLASVRKLDSISEPTEPPSVSGVAPVDPPVQAPVAPAAAPPLNVTPIPPPASASAPVQAPAPVPAATPAPPFPPTKLVIKQGGGGASVSWTTSCPPAAPAKPASDPVSQSFSRAPTTSSSSSSSSSLPSNSQDADDDDALPQRTSKPPIKTYEARRRIGLKLKIKQDQTGFSKVVHNTALDPVHTPQPQLSNQATPPPQAPPQSDAADAKPHPLSSPLTTVIRTQSPACTASAGFSVTMTTTQSNPPLRGSASSAGAPPSSSSSSHAWPSSTSSSTQMNGTLDHHSGGGVKHNPASTPTPSQTTCRLPLRKTYRENVSPRVRPGVPGGGDESLSYPRATPSPPRHGASTPPSERTVIASVKVDRRDREALRPHTESSHDAGHLGGAGVDKMNEVFNRGIKPTQHHHHPLLLDREGGKEDHADQEVNVRKYKRLGGKNKHMSGGTFRMDQHAPGPPSPESSFPRDSLLPAKRCKSDSPDMDNASFSSGSPPDDSLNEHLQCAIDSILNLQQEPSGRHIKGGGSRPHQHQSQRPGDLAASSHRPSLPPASSASSSSALAQHPQVGGRGHNGSLVPQTQSR, from the exons atgttgcccTCCTGTTTTGTTTATGGCGTCCAAAGACACCGAATTCAATCAGGCAAAACGGAAGTCTCCTGTTTCCTGCTTGAAGCTGGGTCCTGTACAGCAGCCCGTGCGAGGCTGTCCTGGAGACCCCGCGCTGCCTGCACCTCTATCGTCTCGG TTGTCATGGATGATGAAGATGGCAGGTGCCTTCTAGATGTAATTTG TGACCCAGAAGCTCTCAATGATTTTCTTCATGGATCTGAGACCCAT TTGGACACTGACGACCTTTTGGATGGTTCGAGTGACCCCTCCAGCTCGTTCTTCTCTACCACTGGG GGCCATGTTTCAGAGGTCCAGCCTACAGTGCCGCTGTCGGTCAATGAGTCAGCCGGCCTGCCCAGAGTCAGTGTTGACCTGGACTTCCTCGAGGATGATGACATCTTGGGTGGATCCCCAGGAGGAGAGGGCGGAAGCAACGGGATCGGGACGAACCACGAACCGTGCGACATCCTGCAGCAGAGCTTGGCAGAGGCCAACATCACAGAGCAGAGCTTACAGGAGGCAGAAGCCGAGCTGGACCTGGGCTCCTTCGGGATTCCAGGCCTCACACAGGTGGTTCAGACACTTCCCGATGCGAGCCTCACCGGGGCGGGAGGAGCCGCCGTTGGCGTAGGAATCGGGGGTCCGGCGGCACTTTTCCCCGGGTCGGTCCCGAGCACCACGCCTACTCCCCCCAATGCCACGGCTGACATGCTGGGCTCGGTGCTCGCCCAGCAGGGCCTTCAGCTCCAGCCCCAGGTTGTGAACAAGGCCATCAGCGTCCAGCCATTTGTGCAGCAGGTGGGCCTGGGAAATGTGACAATTCAACCCATTTCGAGTCTCCAGGCTCTTTCAAATGGGAACCAGTCAGGACATTTGGGTATCGGACAGATTCAGGTTGTGGGTCAGCCTACAGTTATGACTATTAATCAGTCTGGGCAGCCAATCCTGGCAAAGGCCATGGGTGGATACCAGTTGCACCAGTCTGGGGCTGAGGTGTCCGGTGCTGGTTCTCAGTCAGGGCTTGGAGGCGCAGGCGGCGGGCTTCTGATCCAAGGTAACAAAGCTACTTTGAGTTCCCCAGCTTTAAATGGACCGGCTGTGTGTGTCAGCAGCGCCAACAGTAGTGGCGGTACCATGACGGCACCGTCTGGGCTTGTAGGATTTGGTAGCACCCCTCTAAGTTCAGGGGTCACGCCGCAGGCACAAACCCAAGGAGGCCAAATCATGCAGAACGTGATCATCCAGCGCACCCCCACACCAATTCAACCTAAACCCCCTCAGGGTGGAGCCATTCAGCCCAAACTTTTCAAACAGCAGCCGCAGCAGCCATCACCGGTACCCCAGACCCTCCAGAACGACGCCCACAAGACCCTCGGGATTCAGCAGCTGCCGGTTTCCGCTGCTCAGAATGTAACCTTCCTGACAGGGAAGCCCGGTTCTAACGTGGTTCTGAGTACGCAAGCCACAACGCAGGCCCCCCAGTTTCAACAGTCTCTTTTCAAGCAGCAAGGCCCACAGCCGTCAGGCAAACCTCTTAGCGTCCACCTACTAAACCAACCGAGCAGCATCGTTCTTCAGGGTCAGAACCACCAGTTCCTCCTGCCCCAGCTGCAGGCGGGCGGGCAGATCCTGACCCAGCACCCCGGTGGCCACATCATCACAAGTCAGGGTCCCGGTGGACAGATCATCGCAAACCAAATTTTGACTGCAAACCAGAACATCAACTTGAGTCAGGTGCTGACTTCACAGGGCCCCTCCGGGGCAACCCACATCCTCTCCGGACCCATCCAGCTCCAGTCTGGCCAAATGGGCGCACCTACCCTCTTTCAGATGCCCGTTGCCTCACTGGCTCAGACTCAAAGCCAGACGCAGACCCACACCGTCTCCGGGGGTGCGCAGACGGTTATACAGGGCATGCCGATCCAGAACCCCTTGACCATGTTGGGTCAGGTGGAAGGACTGAGCCCTGCCGTCAGCCTTCAGCCCGCTCTGCAGCCCCAGTCAGGCGGCGTCCCCAGCAGCACGGGAGCAGCAACAGTAGGTCAAGGCCAGCCTGGAGAAGCCGTGGCTGTGTTGGGAGGCTCTGCCGACCCGGCGGGTCACCCCACGCAGCAGCTGCTCCCACAGTCCTCCATCCTCACCTTACAGCAGGCTTCCTCCGTGTCCTCTGCTTCCACCGTGTCCTCCTCTTCTCCGTCCATATCGGTCTCCACCACGTCCTCCTCGGTCACAGCAGTGGGGCTGGCTCCCCCTCAAGCTCAGCACAGTCCAGGGAGGCTACTATTCACCAACCAGGGCCAGAGTATGATTCTGAGCCAGGAGTCTCTGCAGATGTTCCTCCAGCAG GTACCTTCCAGCGCAGCTCAGCAGCCTCTGAAGATCCAGGGCATGTCCCCGTCGCCGGCGTTGACCACTCATCCCCCGACGCCCCCCGTGGCGGAAAGCCCCCAGCCTTCCCAGTCACCACTGGTCCTGGGCCAGCAGATCCAGTCCCCGCATCATCAACAGCGCCCTCCGTCTCAGCCGCAGCCGCAGTCCCAGACCCCCTCGCGCTCCTGCACGCCCTCGTCTCACCCTTCGCTCTTCATCGTCCCCAGTCAGGTGGCGGAGTCCCCCAAACCCGCCACGCAAGTCCAGCCGCAGCAGACGCCCCCCCAACAGCAGCACATCCAACTTCAGCTCCAGCCCCTCCCCCGACCGCCGTCGCTGCCCGCCCCCTACCAGCAAGAAAGGCCTTCAATGTCACAGTCGCCCAAACCTCCCTCCGCACCCGCAGCGCCGCAGCACCCGTTCACGCCCGCTCCGGCTAGCGCTTGTGCCACCGCCGTGGTGAAGACCCAGATCCCCGTCCAGGGCTTGACGGCGGtgcatcagcagcagctgcagctggtgGGAGCTCAAatccagactctgtcctccatcagcCAACCCTCACCTCAGCAGAAACAGCTGCTGGAGAAGCTGCACCAG GTCCAGCAGAACATCATGCTTCAGGCCAAACCTGCTCCTCAAACCCCCAGTCAGTTTATGTCCCAGCAAGACGTGCCTGTCGATAAAACGATTGCTTCATCAACCAGCTCCGACATTCCCGCTCAGCTTCCCACAATGCTGCAGCCGACGTCGGTGCTCGTCAAAACTCCCGCTTCAGGTCAGCTGCAAA TATCAAGTGACTTACAGGTTTTCTCAGGAGCCCAAGGGCCAGCACTGGTGAATCAGACTGTCTCTCCTGCCAGCCTTACCCAGCCTGCACAG GTTCAGCCAAAGCCAGGAGTGATCAGCTCAGTCGGGGGGATGACTCTGGGGAAAGGTGGGGTGAAAATCCAGGTGTTAGGAGCTACCCTGACCCAGATGCCTGCTCCACAACCCCTTCCAGTACAAACTCAG ACAACAACAATGCCTTTCGGTGGAGAACCCAGTAAAGAAGCCAG GATGCTGGAACAGCTGAGGAAACATCAGGGTTCAGTGCTTCACCCCAACTACAGTGCTCCTTTCCACTCCTTTGAGGACACTCTGAACAGACTGCTGCCTTACCATCTCTACCAGGGAACTGCCAACTCCTCCCAAGACTATCAGAGAG TGGATGATGAATTTGAGAAGGTCTCCTGCCAGCTGCTAAAAAGGACCCAAGCGATGGTTGATAAATATCGCCACTTGCTCTTCGCTGAGTCAAAA GCATTTAAACCTGAGCAGAGACTGGGCCCCTCGGCAGAGATGGTGATGATCGACAGGATGTTCATCCAGGAGGAGAAGAGTGCTCTGACTTCGGACAGGGCTTTTGCCAAGGAGAAACCAG AGGAGTTTTTGGCGAGCGTGCGAAAGTTGGACAGTATCTCTGAGCCGACGGAGCCCCCCTCAGTGAGTGGAGTGGCCCCGGTTGACCCCCCTGTCCAAGCACCTGTTGCTCCAGCTGCAGCGCCTCCTTTAAACGTCACCCCAATCCCTCCGCCGGCATCTGCTTCCGCTCCGGTTCAAGCTCCTGCTCCAGTTCCCGCTGCGACTCCTGCGCCTCCTTTCCCCCCTACCAAGTTGGTCATAAAGCAGGGTGGGGGCGGAGCATCTGTATCCTGGACTACCAGCTGTCCTCCGGCTGCTCCAGCCAAACCCGCGTCTGATCCTGTCAGCCAAAGCTTCAGCCGTGCTCCCACCACCTCCTCATCGTCGTCATCCTCCTCCTCGCTCCCCTCAAACTCCCAGGACGCAGACGACGACGACGCTCTCCCTCAGCGAACCAGCAAGCCGCCCATCAAGACCTACGAGGCTCGCAGGAGAATCGGTTTGAAGCTGAAGATCAAGCAGGATCAGACGGGCTTCAGTAAGGTGGTCCACAACACGGCTCTGGACCCGGTGCACACGCCCCAACCTCAGCTGAGCAATCAGGCCACGCCCCCGCCTCAGGCTCCGCCCCAGTCTGACGCCGCTGATGCAAAGCCCCACCCTTTATCCTCCCCTCTCACCACGGTGATCAGAACTCAGTCCCCCGCCTGCACAGCTTCCGCCGGCTTCTCGGTTACCATGACGACCACTCAGAGCAACCCCCCTCTGAGAGGAAGTGCTTCCTCCGCTGGAGCCCCGCCCTcgtcctcttcatcctctcacGCCTGGCCGTCGTCCACCTCGTCCTCCACTCAAATGAACGGCACGCTGGATCACCACAGTGGGGGCGGAGTCAAACACAACCCCgcctccacccccaccccctcccagACCACGTGCCGCCTTCCCCTCCGGAAAACCTACCGGGAAAACGTGAGCCCGCGGGTCAGACCCGGCGTCCCGGGTGGAGGAGACGAAAGTTTGTCCTACCCCAGGGCCACCCCCTCGCCCCCCAGGCACGGGGCCTCCACCCCCCCCTCAGAGCGGACAGTCATAGCCAGCGTGAAGGTGGACAGAAGAGACAGGGAGGCGTTACGCCCCCACACAGAGTCCAGCCACGACGCTGGACATTTAGGGGGGGCGGGGGTGGACAAAATGAACGAAGTGTTTAACCGTGGCATCAAACCCACGCAGCACCATCATCACCCCCTGCTCCTAGACAGGGAGGGGGGCAAGGAAGATCACGCAGACCAGGAGGTCAACGTACGGAAATACAAGCGGCTGGgcggaaaaaacaaacacatgagCGGCGGGACTTTCCGAATGGACCAGCACGCCCCCGGGCCTCCCTCCCCGGAGTCCTCCTTCCCCCGAGACTCTCTGCTTCCTGCCAAACGCTGCAAGTCGGACTCCCCCGACATGGACAACGCCAGCTTCTCCAGCGGCAGCCCGCCGGACGACTCGCTGAACGAGCACCTGCAGTGCGCCATCGACAGCATCCTCAACCTGCAGCAGGAGCCGTCCGGCCGCCACATCAAGGGGGGCGGCAGCCGGCCCCATCAGCACCAAAGTCAGCGCCCGGGGGACCTGGCTGCCTCCTCCCACAGACCCTCACTCCCGCCCGcttcctctgcctcctcctcGTCCGCCTTGGCCCAGCACCCTCAGGTCGGTGGGCGTGGCCACAACGGCAGCCTGGTGCCCCAGACTCAGAGCAGATAA